The Budorcas taxicolor isolate Tak-1 chromosome 5, Takin1.1, whole genome shotgun sequence genome includes a window with the following:
- the NR4A1 gene encoding nuclear receptor subfamily 4 group A member 1 has translation MKDTLPAGAGEMPCIQAQYGTPAPSPGPRDHLAGDLLTPELSKPTMDLASPEAAPAVPTALPSFSTFMDGYTGEFDTFLYQLPGTAQPCSSASSASSTSSSSATSPASASFKFEDFQVYGCYPGTLSGPLDETLSSSGSDYYGSPCSAPSPSTPSFQPPQLSPWDGSFGPFSPSQTYEGLRAWTEQLPKASGHPQPPAFFSFSPPPGPSPSLAPSPLKLFPSQAAHQLGEGESYSMPTAFPGLVPTSPHLDGSGRLDAPVTSAKARSGAPGGSEGRCAVCGDNASCQHYGVRTCEGCKGFFKRTVQKNAKYICLANKDCPVDKRRRNRCQFCRFQKCLAVGMVKEVVRTDSLKGRRGRLPSKPKQPPETSPAHLLTSLVRAHLDSGPSTSKLDYSKFQELALPHFGKEDAGDVQQFYDLLSGSLEVIRKWAEKIPGFAELSPGDQDLLLESAFLELFILRLAYRSKPAEGKLIFCSGLVLHRLQCARGFGDWIDSILAFSRSLHSLVVDIPAFACLSALVLITDRHGLQEPRRVEELQNRIASCLKEHVSAEAGEPQPASCLSRLLGKLPELRTLCTQGLQRIFYLKLEDLVPPPPIVDKIFMDTLPF, from the exons ATGAAAGACACACTGCCTGCAGGTGCTGGag AGATGCCCTGTATCCAAGCCCAGTATGGGACACCAGCACCGAGCCCAGGACCCCGTGACCACCTGGCAGGCGACCTCCTGACCCCCGAGCTCAGCAAGCCCACCATGGACCTGGCCAGCCCTGAGGCGGCCCCCGCTGTCCCTACCGCCTTGCCCAGCTTCAGCACCTTCATGGACGGCTACACAGGGGAGTTTGACACCTTCCTCTACCAACTGCCGGGCACGGCCCAGCCGTGCTCCTCGGCCTCCTCAGCCTCCTCCACGTCCTCATCGTCAGCCACCTCCCCAGCCTCTGCTTCCTTCAAGTTCGAGGACTTCCAGGTGTATGGCTGCTACCCTGGCACGCTGAGTGGCCCCCTGGACGAGACCCTGTCCTCCAGCGGCTCTGACTACTATGGCAGTCCCTGCTCTGCACCGTCACCATCCACACCCAGCTTCCAGCCGCCCCAGCTCTCTCCCTGGGATGGCTCCTTCGGCCCCTTCTCGCCCAGCCAGACTTATGAAGGCCTGCGGgcatggacagagcagctgcCCAAGGCTTCTGGGCACCCCCAGCCACCGGCCTTCTTTTCCTTCAGCCCTCCCCCCGGCCCCAGTCCCAGCCTGGCCCCAAGCCCCCTGAAGCTGTTCCCCTCACAGGCCGCCCACcagctgggggagggagagagctaTTCCATGCCAACAGCGTTCCCAGGCCTGGTGCCCACTTCTCCCCACCTTGATGGCTCAGGGAGGCTGGACGCGCCCGTGACTTCTGCCAAGGCCCGGAGTGGGGCTCCGGGTGGAAGCGAGGGCCGCTGTGCTGTGTGTGGGGACAACGCTTCCTGCCAGCATTATGGTGTCCGCACCTGTGAGGGCTGCAAAGGCTTCTTCAAG cgcaCAGTGCAGAAAAATGCCAAGTACATCTGCCTGGCTAACAAGGACTGCCCTGTGGACAAGAGGCGGCGAAACCGCTGCCAGTTCTGCCGCTTCCAGAAGTGCCTGGCCGTGGGCATGGTGAAGGAAG TTGTCCGGACAGACAGCCTGAAAGGACGGCGGGGTCGGCTCCCTTCAAAGCCCAAGCAGCCCCCAGAAACCTCCCCAGCCCACCTACTCACCTCCCTGGTCCGGGCACACCTGGACTCAGGGCCCAGCACTTCTAAACTGGACTACTCCAAG TTCCAGGAGCTGGCGCTGCCCCACTTCGGGAAAGAGGATGCTGGGGACGTGCAGCAGTTCTACGACTTGCTCTCGGGTTCCCTGGAGGTGATCCGCAAGTGGGCCGAGAAAATCCCTGGCTTTGCCGAACTGTCTCCCGGAGACCAGGACCTGCTGCTGGAGTCCGCCTTTCTGGAGCTCTTTATCCTCCGTCTGGCCTACAG GTCTAAACCAGCCGAGGGGAAGCTCATCTTCTGCTCAGGCCTGGTGCTGCACCGCCTGCAATGTGCCCGTGGCTTCGGGGACTGGATCGACAGCATCTTGGCCTTCTCTCGCTCCCTGCACAGCTTGGTGGTAGACATCCCTGCCTTCGCCTGCCTCTCCGCGCTTGTCCTCATCACAG ACCGGCATGGGCTGCAGGAGCCTCGCCGGGTAGAGGAGCTGCAGAACCGCATTGCCAGCTGCCTGAAGGAGCACGTCTCGGCCGAGGCGGGTGAGCCCCAGCCGGCCAGCTGCCTGTCACGCCTGCTGGGCAAGCTGCCCGAGCTGCGGACCCTGTGCACCCAGGGCTTGCAGCGCATCTTCTACCTCAAGCTGGAGGACTTGGTGCCCCCTCCACCCATCGTCGACAAGATCTTTATGGACACACTGCCCTTCTGA